In Bacteriovorax sp. PP10, the genomic window TTCATACTGAATAGTTTTGCCTTCAGTTTCGTATTCAAGTAAAAACTGCTTTTTGACTTTCCCTTCTAAATCTTTTGGAAGCTTCTCAAGTGGGACTTCGTACTTCTTGACTGGTTTAAAGCTCACATCAGGTTTAATATTCTTTAAGTCAGGATTGAAATCAAAAAGTGGTACTTCCCTTTTTCGGCCTCTTTCGTTGTCGTTATCCAAAAGCATCTGTTTTAAATCTCGATTCTCTGGATCACTTGAATAGAAATAATGACCTAAGAGCGCACCAATCCCTGCTCCAATTGCTCCAAAAACCAAAGCGTTTCCAGCCTTCGACGTTTTATTTGGAGAAAAGACAACTCCTCCCATCCCTCCTAAAGAGCCACCAATTAAGCTACCTGTAACAAGAGAACCTCTTAAGCTCGAACAGCTTGAGGTCATTAAGACCAATGTTAAAATCATAGAAAGTGGCTTAATACGCATCTAATCCCTCCATAAAATAAATGAGAACAGGTTTTCCTGCCTCGATGAAGACTTTTGGTTCTTGTGATTTCATTTCATCTAACAAGACATCTGACGAAGTTTGAGCTGAGCTAGCGAGTCCTTCTAAAACTTTATTTTTATCGTTAATTTCATTAAAGGCCCCAAGTGGAGTCGCAAGCTTTGAGGTGCTTGCAGTGAGAAGTCCTTTACCGAATGAAGAAACTACTGCTCCAGCGATATAACTGTCCTTCCCATCGTTGTACTCACCTCTTAATCCAGCTGTTCCGTCCGTGTTAAGAACTTGAACCTTAACCACAACCTCCTTGGTTGGAGTGATCATTCGGTCACAATAAGCAAGAACCCTTTTATTGTTAGTAACTCCCTTACAGGCAAATTTAGTTCCTGTTGGAAGCTCTTGACCTGCAAAGACCTGAACTATTAAAGGGGATTCTAAATTTGTCGAAACAATAGAGTTTAAAAGAAGACCTTTATAAATCTTTGTAGTTTCAATTTTCTTTGAGCCATCCCATATTACAGGGCGAGTTTCTTGAGAGTTCAAAAGAGCATTCAGCTTTTCATTTTGATCGTGAATCTTTTTTAAAAGATCATCGGCCTTTGAATGAACAACCTTTTTCCTGCGAGCGTTCTGAATCGGCCTAATTTGGGCCAATTTATCCTCTTTAAGCGTAATTTTTGCATAGCTGTCTCCTACACTAATTAATAGTGATAATAAAATAAGCATGAATCATCTCCTCTTAGTTTAGAATGCGTTCACCATTAACAATGATGGGAACGCCGAGAGAGAAATACTCCTTGCTTTGAACTAATTGTTCATTAACCAATATTGGCTTGTTAGTCTTATTCACAAAAAGAAGTGAGCTTCCTCCTTGCAAAATCTCATAAGAACTTTTATCTAAAATCTTTTTGAATGCGGAGTTAATCTCTCCATCATAGATTTCAATAAATTGATGGGGATTTTTCTCATCAAACTTAATGTGGAAATAATATTTATTCTTTGAAGTTACAACCAACATATTAGTATCAAGCTCTTTCTTTTTTGCCTTGATGACTAATGTCTTATTGTTGTTTGCTAATTCTATGAATACTTCGTCTTTATTGCCACCGTAAAGATAAGAGCGAATATC contains:
- a CDS encoding TrbI/VirB10 family protein, with translation MLILLSLLISVGDSYAKITLKEDKLAQIRPIQNARRKKVVHSKADDLLKKIHDQNEKLNALLNSQETRPVIWDGSKKIETTKIYKGLLLNSIVSTNLESPLIVQVFAGQELPTGTKFACKGVTNNKRVLAYCDRMITPTKEVVVKVQVLNTDGTAGLRGEYNDGKDSYIAGAVVSSFGKGLLTASTSKLATPLGAFNEINDKNKVLEGLASSAQTSSDVLLDEMKSQEPKVFIEAGKPVLIYFMEGLDAY
- a CDS encoding TrbG/VirB9 family P-type conjugative transfer protein, yielding MSFYILANQITSIFLSLNFLTTLSFGDDIRSYLYGGNKDEVFIELANNNKTLVIKAKKKELDTNMLVVTSKNKYYFHIKFDEKNPHQFIEIYDGEINSAFKKILDKSSYEILQGGSSLLFVNKTNKPILVNEQLVQSKEYFSLGVPIIVNGERILN